One stretch of Oceanimonas pelagia DNA includes these proteins:
- a CDS encoding GNAT family N-acetyltransferase has protein sequence MKIRTATGADLAAVHGLECAAFGEHGYPDFFLRQAWDLWPGSLLVAEGESEPLGYVLAGRGEARNEGWILSLAVAPAARGQGLGRQLLQAAVSALEGQGCARIKLTVSPDNPALHLYQSLGFIEAGRETDYFGPGEPRLVMVRS, from the coding sequence ATGAAAATAAGAACCGCAACCGGGGCCGATCTGGCAGCGGTCCATGGCCTGGAGTGCGCCGCCTTTGGGGAGCACGGCTACCCGGACTTTTTTCTGCGCCAGGCCTGGGATCTGTGGCCGGGCTCGCTATTGGTGGCCGAAGGCGAGAGCGAGCCGCTGGGTTATGTACTGGCGGGCCGGGGCGAAGCGCGAAACGAGGGCTGGATTTTGTCGCTGGCGGTGGCACCGGCGGCGCGGGGGCAAGGGTTGGGCCGGCAACTGCTGCAGGCGGCGGTTTCCGCGCTGGAAGGTCAGGGTTGCGCGCGCATTAAACTGACGGTATCGCCCGACAACCCGGCCCTGCATCTTTACCAGAGCCTGGGCTTTATTGAAGCCGGCCGTGAAACAGACTACTTCGGCCCCGGCGAACCCCGGCTGGTAATGGTGAGAAGCTAA
- a CDS encoding NfeD family protein, with product MSGRTGWWAWWLLLVSVMVPAQERYWQLDIKGAIGPGISDYLVSELNQAQNERPALVLLTMDTPGGLYSATRDIITAMLESSVPVVVYVSPGGARAASAGTYIIYASHVAAMAPGTHLGAATPVQMMPTGTPPPGEPAKDEQDGEASPSPAGSAMERKSLNDAIAYLRSLAQLRGRNVEWAEQAVRDAATLTATEALEHNVIELLASDIPDLLRQLDGREITLKNGTLTLSTAGLTAEQRQPDWRQQFIITISNPNIAYLLMLVGVYGLLLEFYSPGFGVSGVIGAICLLLAMLSLQMLPFNTAGLGLLALGLALMVAEGLSPSFGILGGGGLVAFVLGSVLLFDTPDQAFRVAWPFIAAFTVFSLTLILVVVRMLVKQRRAAPVSGAEAMIGERGVALTPLSPSGAVLVQGERWQALSPTPVAAQSPVVVVAVKDLVLEVEPVKETQA from the coding sequence ATGAGTGGGCGAACAGGCTGGTGGGCATGGTGGCTGCTGTTGGTCAGTGTCATGGTGCCGGCCCAGGAGCGTTACTGGCAGCTCGACATCAAGGGCGCCATCGGCCCCGGCATTTCCGACTATCTGGTAAGCGAGCTGAACCAGGCCCAGAACGAGCGCCCGGCCCTGGTGCTGCTGACCATGGACACCCCCGGCGGCCTTTACAGCGCCACCCGCGATATCATTACCGCCATGCTGGAATCGAGCGTGCCCGTGGTGGTGTATGTCTCCCCCGGCGGGGCCCGGGCCGCCTCCGCCGGCACCTATATTATCTACGCCAGCCATGTGGCCGCCATGGCCCCGGGCACCCACCTGGGCGCCGCCACCCCGGTGCAGATGATGCCCACCGGCACGCCCCCGCCCGGCGAGCCGGCCAAGGACGAACAGGACGGCGAAGCCTCTCCTTCACCGGCTGGCAGCGCCATGGAGCGCAAGTCCCTCAACGACGCCATCGCCTATCTGCGCAGCCTGGCCCAGCTACGGGGCCGCAATGTGGAGTGGGCCGAGCAGGCGGTGCGCGACGCCGCCACCCTCACCGCCACCGAGGCACTGGAACACAACGTGATTGAACTGCTGGCCAGTGATATTCCCGATCTGTTGCGGCAACTGGACGGCCGCGAAATCACCCTTAAAAACGGCACCCTCACCCTCTCCACCGCCGGGCTCACGGCCGAGCAACGCCAGCCCGACTGGCGCCAGCAGTTCATTATTACCATCAGCAACCCCAATATCGCCTATCTGCTGATGCTGGTGGGCGTCTATGGCCTGCTGCTGGAGTTTTACAGCCCGGGGTTTGGTGTGTCCGGGGTGATCGGCGCTATCTGCCTGTTGCTGGCCATGCTGTCGCTGCAGATGCTGCCGTTCAATACCGCGGGGCTGGGGCTGCTGGCCCTGGGGCTGGCGCTGATGGTGGCGGAAGGGCTGTCGCCCAGTTTTGGCATTCTCGGCGGCGGCGGCCTGGTGGCCTTTGTGCTCGGCTCGGTACTGCTGTTCGACACCCCCGACCAGGCCTTTCGCGTGGCCTGGCCCTTTATCGCCGCCTTTACGGTATTTTCCCTCACCCTGATCCTGGTGGTGGTACGCATGCTGGTAAAACAGCGCCGGGCGGCACCGGTGTCGGGAGCCGAGGCGATGATCGGCGAGCGCGGCGTGGCACTCACCCCACTCAGCCCCTCCGGCGCCGTGCTGGTGCAGGGGGAACGCTGGCAGGCGCTCAGTCCAACCCCGGTGGCGGCACAGAGCCCTGTGGTGGTGGTGGCGGTAAAGGATCTGGTACTTGAAGTGGAACCGGTAAAGGAGACACAGGCATGA
- a CDS encoding slipin family protein — protein sequence MIIDLLYFQLLIVILVVMLFASMFRILREYERGVVFLLGRFYKVKGPGFIILIPLVQQMVRVDLRIVTMDVPSQDLISKDNVTVRVNAVLYFRVLDPQKAIINVENYLEATSQLAQTTMRSVLGQHELDEILSARDTLNADLQRILDQSTDGWGIKVTAVEIKHVDLDESMIRAIARQAEAERSRRAKVIHATGELEASKQLREAAHVLAQQPEAIQLRYLQTLTEISSDNSKIVVFPLPMELGKILRNMGTEAPPEDPDAPTEIT from the coding sequence ATGATCATCGACCTACTTTATTTTCAGCTGCTGATCGTCATTCTGGTGGTGATGCTGTTTGCCAGCATGTTCCGCATTCTGCGGGAATACGAGCGCGGGGTGGTGTTTCTGCTGGGCCGCTTTTACAAGGTCAAGGGGCCCGGCTTTATTATTCTGATCCCCCTGGTGCAGCAGATGGTGCGGGTGGATCTGCGTATCGTCACCATGGACGTGCCGTCCCAGGATCTGATCTCCAAAGACAACGTCACCGTACGGGTGAACGCTGTGCTGTATTTTCGCGTGCTGGATCCGCAAAAGGCGATCATCAATGTGGAGAACTACCTGGAAGCCACCAGCCAGCTGGCCCAGACCACCATGCGCTCGGTGCTCGGCCAGCACGAGCTGGACGAGATCCTCTCGGCCCGGGACACCCTGAATGCGGATCTGCAGCGCATTCTGGATCAGAGCACCGACGGCTGGGGCATCAAGGTAACGGCGGTAGAGATCAAGCACGTGGATCTCGACGAGTCCATGATCCGCGCCATCGCCCGCCAGGCCGAGGCAGAGCGCTCCCGCCGGGCCAAGGTGATCCACGCCACCGGTGAGCTGGAAGCGTCAAAACAACTGCGGGAAGCGGCCCATGTGCTGGCCCAGCAGCCGGAAGCCATTCAGTTGCGCTACCTGCAGACCCTCACCGAGATCAGCAGTGACAACAGCAAGATAGTGGTGTTTCCCCTGCCCATGGAGCTGGGCAAAATCCTGCGAAACATGGGCACGGAAGCGCCACCGGAAGATCCCGATGCGCCCACCGAGATCACCTGA
- the kdsA gene encoding 3-deoxy-8-phosphooctulonate synthase — MKTVHINDIAVANDQPMVLFGGINVLESRDLAMTACEHYVKVTEKLGIPYVFKASWDKANRSSIHSFRGPGLEEGMKLLQEVKDTFGVPVITDLHEPHQAAPVAEVADVIQLPAFLARQTDLVKAMADTGRVINIKKPQFLSPGQMKNITDKFIECGNDQLILCERGSNFGYDNLVVDMLGFGVMKKATNDAPIIFDVTHALQCRDPLGEASGGRREQVLDLARAGLATGLAGLFLEAHPDPDKARCDGPSALPLDKLEPFLAQLKALDELIKGFEPLNIR; from the coding sequence ATGAAAACCGTACACATCAACGACATTGCCGTTGCCAACGACCAGCCCATGGTGCTGTTTGGCGGCATCAATGTGCTGGAATCCCGGGATCTGGCCATGACGGCCTGCGAGCACTACGTGAAGGTGACCGAGAAGCTGGGCATTCCCTACGTGTTCAAGGCCAGCTGGGACAAGGCCAATCGCTCCTCCATTCACTCCTTTCGCGGCCCGGGCCTGGAAGAGGGCATGAAGCTGCTGCAGGAAGTGAAGGACACCTTTGGTGTGCCGGTGATCACCGACCTGCACGAGCCCCATCAGGCGGCCCCGGTGGCCGAGGTGGCCGACGTGATCCAGCTGCCCGCCTTTCTGGCGCGCCAGACCGATCTGGTCAAGGCCATGGCCGATACCGGCCGGGTGATCAACATCAAGAAGCCCCAGTTCCTGAGCCCGGGGCAGATGAAAAACATCACCGACAAGTTTATCGAATGCGGCAACGATCAATTGATCCTGTGCGAGCGGGGCAGCAACTTCGGTTACGACAATCTGGTGGTGGACATGCTCGGTTTTGGGGTGATGAAAAAGGCCACGAATGACGCCCCCATCATCTTCGACGTGACCCACGCCCTGCAGTGCCGGGATCCGCTGGGCGAAGCCTCCGGCGGCCGCCGCGAGCAGGTGCTGGATCTGGCCCGGGCCGGGCTTGCCACCGGCCTGGCCGGCCTGTTCCTGGAGGCCCACCCGGATCCGGACAAGGCCCGCTGCGACGGCCCCAGCGCCCTGCCGCTGGACAAGCTCGAGCCTTTCCTGGCCCAGCTCAAGGCGCTGGACGAGCTGATCAAGGGTTTTGAACCGCTGAATATTCGCTGA
- a CDS encoding SirB1 family protein has product MLESNISARWLGDEPLDLMTLALDVVESLAGLDARDEAERELFALERALSEELEGMVAPLHLLPCLYDGLGLSGDSETFFSIDNCLMNRVLARREGIPVSLGILLIHLCRRFGVEAEGICFPGHFLVRVFSEEEGAIIDPFTGRQLSRREIEQLLRGAQGNLARLTPGHLKSAEDSEILARLLNVTKAAFIHDQQFGKALACSELLLRLKPDCPFERRDRGFLYQQLDCGQLAADDFEFFIEHCPDDPIADVLKAQMAGLDLTPKTLH; this is encoded by the coding sequence ATGCTTGAAAGCAATATCAGTGCGCGCTGGCTGGGCGATGAGCCCCTCGATCTGATGACCCTGGCGCTGGATGTGGTGGAAAGCCTGGCCGGCCTTGACGCCCGGGATGAGGCCGAACGGGAGCTGTTTGCCCTGGAGCGGGCGCTGAGTGAGGAGCTGGAAGGCATGGTGGCGCCCCTGCACCTGCTGCCTTGCCTGTATGACGGCCTGGGCCTGAGCGGGGACAGCGAGACCTTTTTCTCCATCGACAACTGTCTGATGAACCGGGTGCTGGCCCGGCGGGAAGGCATTCCGGTGAGTCTGGGGATCCTGCTTATTCATCTGTGCCGGCGTTTTGGGGTGGAAGCCGAGGGCATCTGTTTTCCCGGCCACTTTCTGGTGCGGGTCTTCTCGGAGGAAGAAGGGGCCATTATCGATCCCTTTACCGGCCGGCAGCTTTCCCGGCGGGAAATCGAACAATTGCTGCGGGGCGCCCAGGGCAACCTGGCCCGGCTTACGCCCGGGCACCTCAAGAGCGCTGAGGACAGCGAGATCCTGGCGCGGCTGCTCAATGTTACCAAGGCGGCCTTTATTCATGACCAGCAGTTTGGCAAGGCGCTGGCCTGCAGCGAGCTGCTGCTGCGACTCAAACCCGACTGCCCCTTTGAGCGGCGGGACCGGGGCTTTCTGTATCAGCAGCTGGATTGTGGACAACTGGCGGCCGACGATTTTGAATTCTTTATCGAGCACTGCCCCGACGACCCCATTGCCGACGTGCTGAAAGCCCAGATGGCGGGGCTTGATCTGACCCCGAAAACCCTCCACTAA